The following are encoded in a window of Alosa sapidissima isolate fAloSap1 chromosome 12, fAloSap1.pri, whole genome shotgun sequence genomic DNA:
- the LOC121677817 gene encoding claudin-18-like isoform X1 produces MAVTMCQVMGFVLGLLGLGGIIAATAMDPWSTEDLYSNPVTAIYTYSGLWRSCVRQSSGFTECRPYFTILGLPGLFQAVRALMIVGIVLAAIGVLIGIFALKCIRMGNMEDNVKATMTLSSGALFILAGICAIAGVSVFANLIVVNFNFTTYSSVNTFGGAAGVNFGGPLTPRYTFGSALFVGWVGGAVLLVGGIMMCLACRAMMPDRQEPYKGTSYRPPQSAVYKSEGKPRTNYDESFRAHSMDGRQTKFDYV; encoded by the exons atgGCGGTCACCATGTGCCAGGTTATGGGCTTTGTGCTTGGTTTGCTGGGGCTTGGTGGGATCATTGCCGCCACGGCAATGGACCCTTGGAGCACGGAGGACCTCTACAGCAACCCGGTCACGGCAATCTACACCTACTCAGGCCTGTGGAGGAGCTGTGTGAGGCAGAGCTCAGGGTTCACCGAGTGCCGCCcgtatttcaccattctgggtcTGCCAG GTCTGTTCCAGGCAGTGCGAGCATTAATGATTGTTGGGATCGTGCTGGCTGCAATAGGTGTTCTCATAGGCATTTTTGCGCTCAAGTGTATCCGGATGGGGAACATGGAGGACAATGTGAAAGCCACAATGACATTATCTTCGGGAGCCCTGTTCATTCTAGCAG GAATATGTGCCATCGCTGGAGTTTCCGTCTTTGCCAACCTGATTGTGGTCAACTTCAATTTCACCACCTACTCTTCAGTAAATACGTTTGGGGGGGCCGCGGGGGTGAATTTTGGAGGGCCTCTCACCCCAAG ATACACATTTGGGTCAGCCCTCTTCGTGGGCTGGGTGGGAGGTGCCGTGCTGTTGGTTGGCGGGATCATGATGTGCCTGGCCTGCAGGGCGATGATGCCAGACCGACAGGAACC ATACAAGGGTACATCCTACAGACCACCGCAAAGTGCGGTCTACAAGTCCGAAGGAAAACCAAGGACCAACTATGACGAGTCATTCCGGGCACACAGCATGGATGGAAGACAGACCAAATTCGACTACGTCTGA
- the LOC121677817 gene encoding claudin-18-like isoform X2 produces MAATMFQLMGFMLSGLGLFLISAATALDMWAMQDRSFLVVTSTYSYYGLWSQCVTASYGTDTCRPYFTILGLPGLFQAVRALMIVGIVLAAIGVLIGIFALKCIRMGNMEDNVKATMTLSSGALFILAGICAIAGVSVFANLIVVNFNFTTYSSVNTFGGAAGVNFGGPLTPRYTFGSALFVGWVGGAVLLVGGIMMCLACRAMMPDRQEPYKGTSYRPPQSAVYKSEGKPRTNYDESFRAHSMDGRQTKFDYV; encoded by the exons ATGGCTGCCACAATGTTTCAGCTCATGGGATTCATGCTGTCAGGCTTAGGTCTATTTCTAATATCAGCGGCCACAGCTTTGGATATGTGGGCCATGCAAGATCGCAGTTTTCTGGTAGTTACAAGTACATACAGTTATTATGGATTATGGAGTCAGTGTGTTACAGCATCATATGGCACAGACACCTGCAGACCATATTTTACTATTCTTGGACTACCAG GTCTGTTCCAGGCAGTGCGAGCATTAATGATTGTTGGGATCGTGCTGGCTGCAATAGGTGTTCTCATAGGCATTTTTGCGCTCAAGTGTATCCGGATGGGGAACATGGAGGACAATGTGAAAGCCACAATGACATTATCTTCGGGAGCCCTGTTCATTCTAGCAG GAATATGTGCCATCGCTGGAGTTTCCGTCTTTGCCAACCTGATTGTGGTCAACTTCAATTTCACCACCTACTCTTCAGTAAATACGTTTGGGGGGGCCGCGGGGGTGAATTTTGGAGGGCCTCTCACCCCAAG ATACACATTTGGGTCAGCCCTCTTCGTGGGCTGGGTGGGAGGTGCCGTGCTGTTGGTTGGCGGGATCATGATGTGCCTGGCCTGCAGGGCGATGATGCCAGACCGACAGGAACC ATACAAGGGTACATCCTACAGACCACCGCAAAGTGCGGTCTACAAGTCCGAAGGAAAACCAAGGACCAACTATGACGAGTCATTCCGGGCACACAGCATGGATGGAAGACAGACCAAATTCGACTACGTCTGA